The genomic DNA ACCTCGAAGCCGTCGTCGGAGAGGTCGATATCGACGTGTGAGAACGTCGTCTTGTACACTTTCTGTCTCCCCGAGTTCGCGCCGAACTCGATGGACTCCTCGAGGAGACCGTGGTCGAGGAGCGTGTTTATGCGGCGGTATACTGTCGCGGGCGAGACGTCACAGGAGTTCGTCAACTCCTTTGCAGTCATCGATTCTCGGCCGGCGGCGGCGAGGATGGCGCGTGAGCATTCGTCACCCAGTACGTCGAGAAGGGCCGTGCTCGCGACCGGGGTGTCGGTTTTGGTGTCGGTGATGTTCTCTGGCATGTGATGGACGTGAGATAGTTCGCTGCTGACGCACCGGCTGACCCGGGTCGCCGCTAGTCCAACGAGAGTCTATATAAGCTCTCGCGGAGGCGTGCGTCGGCGATAGTCGGCGGTTGTCGTACCTGGTCGTCGGTCGTCTCGGGATGGGTCGGAACAGTATACGGACGAACCACGAATCGGCGGGACGAGACGCCAACGCTCGCCGTACGGGAGCCCGCTCGATGTGGATTAGTGTCGTTTATCTGCACAGTTTCCCCCCTGTTTCGATTTACTCGGGTGACTGTATGTCCAAGCTACTGTAACATTATTACTCGCAGGTTAAAAATCGCAAACGGGTGGAAACCGGTGCGTGAGTTCGAATCAAGCACCGCTTTCGTCGTTCATCCCGACATCGGAACCGTTGAACGATACGGAACGGAGTACCTTACGGACTGGTTACACAAATTTACGGATTCGGGGGGTGTAACCCTCATTCACGGAGAAATGTACATCTACTGGGCATGAACTCGAATAAACCCTGACAAACGGTGTTCCTCCTTTATCAGGTCTCTGCACCCACAGATGTATCGAAGGCGAAGAAACCCAGTCTGTGGCCGTTAGAACGGCCGTGGACGGAGAGACACGAGCCGGCGACTGGTGCACCGCACCGGCGTCGGTACAAGCGGACAAGAGTGAGAATCCAACAATGGCAGACCTGAACTGGAACGGAAGGGGAGCATCGAACACGAGTCCACGTTGCAGCAACTGTGGCCGGCACGTGACGCCACAGTTCGCGCGGGTGTTCGGTGACAACATCGACGACGTACATGGGTGTCTCGAGTGCACGACGTCTCGCGAGCGGCAGACCGGCGAGCACATTCCGCAGCAGCGGATGAACAGCTAACCACCGGCGTTGCGTCCATTTTCGGCGTATCGTATTCATCCAGCGGAGCCCAGAAAATATATAATGGTGTGCAGAGCGTGGACAGTATACTGATGAGGATCTCTGGACTCCTATCTGCGTTCACCGGCGACCGTTCGACGAACGACGAACGGAGCGGCGGGGTTGGATCCTCCGAGATTTCCGAACAGCTCGTCGAACGGCTGCCGCTCGACCGAACGGAGACGACTGTCGCCCGCGAGAGCGTCCGACTGATGCTCGAGCGAGGAACGTTTCCCATCACCGTCGGCGAAGAGACGGTCGCCGAACGCGATGGGGCGACGGACGGGTCGTTGCGTCTGTCGGTCGATTCGTTTCCCGTCGAGGGCGTCTCCTGGAACAGTTACTATCTGAGTACGGCGAGCGTCGGTGTCGTCTTCGTGCTGGGGAAACTGCTGGGCGTGCCGTACGTCCGAACTCTCGATGTTCTGCTTCCCATCTTCGTGGTCTTCACGCTCCTGGTCTGTGGAGCGCTGTATCAACTCCACACGCGCACCAATCTCGTCCTGTTCGGCTGGGTCAGCGACACCGAATAGTCGCGTTTTACCTCCCGAAATTCGTTATTTTAACATAGTATTTCAGTTGTAAATGTAATACTGAAAGCAAACGTGACAGTGCAAACTATTAAACCTGCCTGAAGACACAAGCAATATACTGAGACGAAACCGGCACAGCGGGTCACACAACCACGCGTGAGGACTGAGAGAGGACAATGTACGCGTTAGAGAGGATGACAGGCGAGGTAAACACCGAACGAGAACTGGACGAGGCGGAGATATTTCACATACTGGGGAACGACCGCCGACGGGCCACCATCAACGGATTAGCGGAGAGCGGCGGGAGTATCGCCGTCTCCGAACTCGCGGAGCAGATCGCCGCACAGGAGGCCGACACCGAGGAAGACGCACAGAAGCTGTACAAGAGCGTCTACGTCTCGCTCAGGCAGACGCATCTCCCGAAACTCGAAGAGCAGGGAATCATCCAGTACGACGCGGACAACCAGCGTATCATGCCGGGCGCGCAGATGAACGAGATACAGGTGTACACCGACGGAACGACCGGTCTCGAGGCCGTGCACCGGTCGGTGTATCTCGTGGTCAGCGTCATCGGACTGCTCACCATAATCGGTGCGCAACTGGGTGTCCCCGTTCTCAATGTGCTGGCGGTCGAGGTGTGGGCGGTCATCTTCCTCACGCTCATCATCGTTCTCGGCGTCTACCAGCAGTACCGCTAAAACGCTCTGCTACAGGTCGATATCCTCGAACGCCATCAGATCAGGAAGGTCCGCTACCGCCTGGTGTGTTCCGCGGTACGTCGCGGCGTCCGTCGCTCGGTTGAACGTCGACACGTCCGGATACTCGCGCAGCGTGAGGACTCGGCCATCGGAGACCGCGAAGACGACTTCCATCGTCCCGTTCTGATACTGGTACTGGTCGGCTTTGGTAGCGTCTCCGGGAGCAGTCGAATCCATACTGCAACTGTAGCGTGCGACCGACTTATCTCTTCGTCAGAATAGCAGCGGGTGAGATCTCAGCGCCGCGTTCGGCGCGTGAGAGTCACCGCAAACAGTATCAGCGAGACGAACGCGACCACGGTCCCGAATCCTGGTGTCGTCGTGGAGGTGGTCGCCTCGGTGTCCTGCTGGTTCTGTACCTCGTCGACCGAGATGTCGATCGTCTGTCGCGTCTCGGCACCGTACTCGTCGCGGACGACGACGACGACGGACTGTTCGGTCGCGGACTGCGGCGTGTACTCCGCCGTCGAACCGGTCTGGTTGCCGTTCGGCAGTATCCAGGTGACCGTCGTATCACCGATCTCGTTCGTGACGTTCGCGTTGAGTTCGGCCGACTCGCCGACGCTCATCGACGTCGGTGCGTCGACGGAGACCGCCGGTTGGTCGTTGACCGCAACGGTGACAGTCCGTTCGTCGGTCAGTCCGTACTCGTCAGTCACCGTCGCGGTAACGTTGTGGTAGCCGGGTTCGTCGAACTGGACGGTCGCCGACTCGCCGTCGACCGAACCGCCGTCGAACGACCACGAGACCGAGGAGTTCTCCGCGGTACCCATCGTGGAGGCGGACGCGTTCAGGTCGACGGACTCGCCGGGTTCGACCGCACCTGCCGGAACGCCGTCGACGGCGGCAGTCGGTCCCTCTATCGACGAGACACCGAGCACGGAGGCGGACGAGGGGAGCGTCGCACTCACGACGACAGTACCGTTGTCGACGGTCGTCTCGCTGTCGGCGAACTGCCACTTACCGTCGCTGTAGTACCCGAGTCGGAGCGAGTCGACGGAGGCGTTACGCTCGCGAATCGCCTCCTCGTCGAACCGCGCTGTGATGGTGGTCGAGTCCTTCTCCAATCCGTTCGTGGAGAGACTCGCTGCGTACACCGGCGTCCCGGGCATCGAACTGTCGAGGAAACGCCGCTGCGTGATCGACGCCGAGACGTTGCTCACGTTGTACTCTTCGTCGTACGCGAGCGTCACCGGTTCGTCCCCGAAGACGACCGTTGAGGTACCGTTGTCGGCGGAGACGGTCCCATCGACACTGCGGGAGAGTCCGACGTACCAGCCCTCGTCGCCCGAGAAACCGGCGGCAGCGTAGCCGCTGTCGGTCGACAGGACGGGCCAGAGAGCGTCTCTGTCGGCGGTTCCGAGACGTTCGCGCCACTCGGCGTTCCCAGCTTCGTCCGTCCGGATGAGCCATCCGTCGAGGTTCCGCGAGGCGAACAGCCGGTTGCCACCGCTGAGGATGTACCCGTCACCGTCGCGGTCTATGCCTTCGAGCATGTCGTAGCCCCTGTCGCCGTACGTCCGGCTATTCACGAACTCGCCGGAGTCGGTGAACCGAGCGAACAGTCCGTCGGGTTTCTCGTTCGACTGTCCCTGATCGACACCGGCGACGGCGAACTCCCCGTCGCCGGCGGTGACAGCACGGTACTCCACGTTTTCGCCTGCGCGCTCGTGGGTCTCCTCCCAGAGGAGCGTTCCGTCGGTATCTAACTTCGCGACGTATCCGTCGGTGGTGCCGTCGGCGGACTCGGCGTCGCCGACCAGAACGAACCCGTCGTCGGTCGCGACGCTATCGCGAACGTACTGATTGCGAGATTCGTCGGTCCTCCACTCCCACTCGGTCTCACCGCGGTCGTCGACGGCGACGGCGTATCCGTCGGCGTCACTATCGTCCGTCGGTGTCCATCCACCGAGCAGGTACGTGTCGTTGACGCGACTGACGGACCAGAACGCGTCGCCGCGGGCGTCGCCGTACTCGTTCTCCCAGCGAACGTCGCCGTTCTCGGAGAGACCGACGGCCCACGCCTGCGCCCAGCCGGAGTCGTCGTTCGAGCGGCCGACGGCCATGTAACCGTCGTCGGTTTCGACGACGTCGAACAGGCGGTCGGTGCCCTCGCCGCCGAAGCGTCGAGTCCACTCGCGGTCGCCTTGCGCGTCTATCTTGACGACTGTCGCCTGATCGCCGTCGTCTCGGTCCCCGCTGTCGGTCCAACCGACGAGCAGGTAGCCGCCGTCGTCAGTCTCGATCATGCTGGAGAAGACGACGCCGTCGGAACCGTGGTACGTCTCGTTCGTCTCGATGGGGTCGGTGTCGGCCGCGACGGTCGAAAGCGTCGCCGCGGTGGCCGAATCGTCGGTGTTCGGTCCCACCGCGATGGCGGGACCGGCTATCGAACCCACGAGAAGAACGACGGTGAACGCGCTCGCAGCGAAGCGTCTCGTCGCCTTCGGACCGGTCGTAGAGCGGTACAAACGGCGTATGATGGCTGAAAATCCTGGTTGTAGACTCATGTTCACTCCCCACCCGCACTAGTAGATGCGGGCGTCGGTTCGAGAATTGACTAGTTAAAGAGATTGTTATTCGTCTACTGAAACAGGTTAGGAGTTCGTTACTATGGTAGGGTCTCAGTTCTCCGGCGCGGCGGCGAAGGGCGAGCGGGAGGCCTCCGGTTCGCAACCGCGGATGCAGATGAGGTTTTCGCGGCCGAGACGGAGTTTCGTTATCTCGCCCTCCTCGTCCAACCGCGACAGCAGACGGCTCACTTTCGCCTTCGACCACTCGACTTCCTCGACGATAGCCACCTGTCGCATCTGGCCGTCGTGCTCCTCGAGTAATCGCATAATACACTCCTCGTCGGTCGGTGTCGGCTCCGGGTCCACCAGGGACGGCTCGACTTCGCGTTCGAGACCGGTCGGGGCGGAGAGTCGCCGGTACGCCACGAGTCCGATACTGACGA from Haloprofundus halobius includes the following:
- a CDS encoding winged helix-turn-helix domain-containing protein; protein product: MPENITDTKTDTPVASTALLDVLGDECSRAILAAAGRESMTAKELTNSCDVSPATVYRRINTLLDHGLLEESIEFGANSGRQKVYKTTFSHVDIDLSDDGFEVASHDQNGSSYHLMRLLSEMPFEHVRTDATNRELTVQIGLTDEMFEQFVEIWGQNCQ
- a CDS encoding PKD domain-containing protein yields the protein MGSIAGPAIAVGPNTDDSATAATLSTVAADTDPIETNETYHGSDGVVFSSMIETDDGGYLLVGWTDSGDRDDGDQATVVKIDAQGDREWTRRFGGEGTDRLFDVVETDDGYMAVGRSNDDSGWAQAWAVGLSENGDVRWENEYGDARGDAFWSVSRVNDTYLLGGWTPTDDSDADGYAVAVDDRGETEWEWRTDESRNQYVRDSVATDDGFVLVGDAESADGTTDGYVAKLDTDGTLLWEETHERAGENVEYRAVTAGDGEFAVAGVDQGQSNEKPDGLFARFTDSGEFVNSRTYGDRGYDMLEGIDRDGDGYILSGGNRLFASRNLDGWLIRTDEAGNAEWRERLGTADRDALWPVLSTDSGYAAAGFSGDEGWYVGLSRSVDGTVSADNGTSTVVFGDEPVTLAYDEEYNVSNVSASITQRRFLDSSMPGTPVYAASLSTNGLEKDSTTITARFDEEAIRERNASVDSLRLGYYSDGKWQFADSETTVDNGTVVVSATLPSSASVLGVSSIEGPTAAVDGVPAGAVEPGESVDLNASASTMGTAENSSVSWSFDGGSVDGESATVQFDEPGYHNVTATVTDEYGLTDERTVTVAVNDQPAVSVDAPTSMSVGESAELNANVTNEIGDTTVTWILPNGNQTGSTAEYTPQSATEQSVVVVVRDEYGAETRQTIDISVDEVQNQQDTEATTSTTTPGFGTVVAFVSLILFAVTLTRRTRR
- a CDS encoding DUF7344 domain-containing protein; amino-acid sequence: MTGEVNTERELDEAEIFHILGNDRRRATINGLAESGGSIAVSELAEQIAAQEADTEEDAQKLYKSVYVSLRQTHLPKLEEQGIIQYDADNQRIMPGAQMNEIQVYTDGTTGLEAVHRSVYLVVSVIGLLTIIGAQLGVPVLNVLAVEVWAVIFLTLIIVLGVYQQYR
- a CDS encoding DUF7563 family protein, which gives rise to MADLNWNGRGASNTSPRCSNCGRHVTPQFARVFGDNIDDVHGCLECTTSRERQTGEHIPQQRMNS